A stretch of the Actinomyces qiguomingii genome encodes the following:
- a CDS encoding ABC transporter ATP-binding protein yields the protein MALPVAPGKVAMRKTFGIMASYRMRFVWVLILQITAVLATLVAPQLLGRLVTRVSAGTATVDYVDKIVLVIVLVTLVGALINRFAQMYARTLGESVFADLRERMMSRVVHLPLSAVESAGTGDLVGRTTNDVSRIEFLVRVGVPQIMVCTVTIVFTIAAAAVSDPLLAAGLLVVGPPVWAMMSWYLPISVPAYRAGSAAAARLNGVVSETVDHTFTVDALGIGRRREEVIAASVAEAWSLEKFTAWLRVRLYLVLDVAWRAPVVVILLWGGFLASRGWASLGAITTVTLYAMELRKPIGQLMFWIDQVQVSQASLTRILGVEEVPDDRTPTGAEPENTRMLLRNVRFAYREGLEVLHGIDLDLVPGERLAVVGPSGSGKSTLGRMLAGINPPTSGSVTVGGVPLTDLTEAELRRHVALVTQEQHVFAGTIADNVRLGRPDADDATIAHAIAAIGAHKWVDELPEGMHTPVGSGNLTLTPAQAQEVALARLVLLDPHTLILDEATSLLDPHAARTLERTLSTALAGRTVIEVAHRLYTAQDADRVAVMLDGRIVELGTHDELVALGGEYASLWEAWSQE from the coding sequence ATGGCGCTGCCCGTAGCCCCTGGCAAGGTGGCCATGCGCAAGACCTTCGGGATCATGGCCTCCTACCGCATGCGTTTCGTGTGGGTGCTGATTCTGCAGATCACTGCGGTGCTGGCCACCCTGGTGGCTCCGCAGTTGCTGGGTCGCCTGGTTACCCGTGTCTCCGCCGGCACTGCCACCGTCGACTACGTTGACAAGATCGTCCTGGTGATCGTCCTGGTCACGCTCGTCGGCGCGCTGATCAACCGTTTTGCGCAGATGTATGCGCGTACCCTCGGGGAATCGGTGTTCGCGGATCTACGGGAGCGCATGATGTCCCGGGTGGTGCACCTGCCGCTGTCGGCGGTTGAATCGGCGGGAACCGGTGATCTGGTGGGGCGCACCACCAATGACGTCTCCCGCATCGAGTTCCTGGTGCGAGTTGGCGTGCCTCAGATCATGGTATGCACCGTGACGATCGTGTTCACTATCGCCGCGGCGGCGGTTTCTGATCCGCTGTTGGCGGCGGGACTGCTGGTGGTGGGTCCACCGGTGTGGGCGATGATGAGCTGGTACCTGCCGATCTCGGTGCCCGCGTACCGGGCGGGGTCTGCCGCTGCAGCCCGGCTCAACGGCGTGGTCTCCGAAACGGTTGACCACACCTTCACCGTTGATGCCCTGGGGATCGGTCGTCGTCGGGAGGAGGTCATCGCCGCCTCGGTGGCAGAGGCCTGGAGTCTGGAGAAGTTCACGGCCTGGCTGCGAGTGCGCCTGTACCTGGTGCTGGACGTGGCCTGGCGGGCCCCGGTGGTGGTCATTCTGCTCTGGGGAGGTTTCCTCGCATCCCGCGGCTGGGCGAGCCTGGGCGCGATCACCACGGTGACCCTGTACGCCATGGAACTGCGCAAGCCGATTGGCCAGCTGATGTTCTGGATCGATCAGGTGCAGGTCTCCCAGGCCTCACTCACCCGTATTCTGGGCGTGGAGGAGGTGCCGGATGATCGCACTCCCACCGGTGCCGAACCCGAGAACACGCGCATGCTTTTGCGCAATGTTCGCTTCGCCTATCGCGAAGGTCTGGAGGTGCTCCACGGCATTGACCTTGACCTGGTGCCCGGGGAGCGACTCGCCGTCGTCGGCCCGTCAGGATCGGGCAAGTCGACCCTGGGCCGCATGCTGGCTGGCATCAACCCGCCGACCTCCGGGTCGGTGACGGTGGGCGGCGTGCCGCTGACCGATCTGACTGAGGCGGAGCTGCGCCGCCATGTGGCTCTGGTGACCCAGGAGCAGCATGTGTTTGCCGGCACAATCGCGGACAACGTGCGCCTGGGACGCCCGGACGCGGATGACGCCACCATCGCCCACGCGATCGCCGCCATCGGGGCGCACAAGTGGGTTGATGAACTGCCTGAAGGCATGCACACTCCGGTCGGTTCGGGAAACCTGACGCTCACCCCCGCACAAGCGCAGGAGGTGGCGCTGGCGCGTCTGGTGCTGTTGGATCCGCACACACTGATCCTGGATGAGGCGACCTCTCTGCTGGATCCGCACGCGGCACGAACTCTGGAGCGGACCCTGTCAACGGCGCTGGCAGGCAGGACCGTAATAGAGGTGGCACACCGCCTGTACACGGCTCAGGACGCGGACCGGGTGGCCGTAATGTTGGACGGCCGGATCGTGGAGTTGGGTACGCATGATGAACTCGTCGCCCTCGGCGGGGAGTATGCGAGCCTGTGGGAGGCCTGGAGCCAGGAGTAG
- a CDS encoding phage holin family protein produces the protein MSQQPNQPPSAPPRPSSASTAPTLSELVNRISENISALVHGEIDLAKAKGKRMATTMGVGGALLAVGGVIALYGVGFLLGAIVDLLALALPVWAAKLIVAATLLIVASITALLGSKRLQAAKADIPDPKGALQHDLNTVKSAAATGFEKGNQQ, from the coding sequence ATGAGCCAGCAGCCCAATCAGCCCCCGTCGGCGCCGCCGCGGCCGAGCTCTGCTTCAACAGCACCGACGCTGAGCGAGCTCGTCAACCGAATCTCGGAAAACATCTCCGCGCTCGTGCACGGGGAGATCGACTTGGCCAAGGCCAAGGGCAAACGCATGGCCACCACCATGGGAGTCGGCGGTGCACTGCTGGCAGTGGGCGGGGTCATCGCCCTGTACGGGGTGGGATTCCTCCTGGGCGCCATCGTGGACCTGCTCGCACTGGCACTACCCGTATGGGCCGCCAAACTCATAGTCGCCGCCACGCTGTTGATCGTGGCCTCCATCACCGCGCTGCTGGGGAGCAAGCGCCTGCAGGCGGCCAAGGCCGACATCCCTGACCCCAAGGGCGCCCTCCAACACGACCTCAACACCGTCAAGTCCGCCGCCGCCACCGGCTTCGAGAAGGGCAACCAGCAGTGA
- a CDS encoding DUF3073 domain-containing protein encodes MGRGRQKAKATKVARKLKYFSPETDYAALERELATSSSATSPDTQSDEDMYEELAAKYAVDDWDDEDDEA; translated from the coding sequence ATGGGGCGCGGCCGTCAGAAGGCCAAGGCGACCAAGGTCGCTCGCAAGCTCAAGTACTTCAGCCCGGAGACGGACTACGCGGCTCTCGAACGAGAGCTTGCCACGTCGTCATCCGCGACGTCCCCCGACACCCAAAGTGACGAAGACATGTACGAGGAGCTCGCTGCCAAGTACGCCGTCGACGACTGGGATGACGAGGACGACGAGGCCTGA
- the purM gene encoding phosphoribosylformylglycinamidine cyclo-ligase: MSQSAAAADAPDADNHAADAPDAPITYAAAGVDTAAGDRAVELMKASVAATMTPAVVGEVGGFAGMVDVSELRGYRRPLLATSTDGVGTKVAIAQALDVHDTIGQDLVGMVIDDIVVVGARPLLMTDYIACGKVVPQRIADIVRGVAQACAAVGTPLLGGETAEHPGLMGPGEYDVAGAATGVVEADRTLSAQRVRPGDVLVALAASGLHSNGYSLVRRVVEHAGWSLDREVPEFGRTLGEELLEPTRLYTRMLLDLIAQVDPADADPDRLRIRALAHITGGGLGANLARVLPAGIVADVERGSWEVPVVFDVVRRLGAVPWDDLESTLNLGVGMVAVVAADAVAEVLWGAEAAGVPAWVLGVLHDAENYTPRGRMVSGTKGVDGGIVDLRGAYRTT, translated from the coding sequence ATGAGTCAGAGCGCAGCTGCCGCCGACGCCCCGGACGCTGACAACCACGCCGCCGACGCCCCGGATGCGCCCATCACCTACGCCGCCGCCGGCGTCGACACGGCCGCGGGGGACCGCGCCGTAGAACTGATGAAGGCGTCGGTCGCCGCCACCATGACGCCCGCCGTCGTCGGGGAGGTGGGCGGCTTCGCCGGGATGGTTGACGTCTCTGAGCTGCGCGGCTACCGCCGCCCCCTGCTGGCAACCTCCACCGACGGGGTGGGCACGAAGGTCGCCATCGCCCAGGCGCTCGACGTGCATGACACCATTGGCCAAGACCTGGTCGGCATGGTGATCGATGACATCGTGGTGGTCGGCGCCCGCCCCCTGCTGATGACCGACTACATTGCCTGCGGCAAGGTGGTCCCGCAGCGAATCGCCGACATCGTGCGCGGCGTCGCCCAGGCCTGCGCCGCCGTCGGCACGCCCCTGCTGGGTGGGGAGACGGCCGAGCACCCCGGGCTGATGGGGCCGGGAGAGTACGACGTCGCCGGTGCCGCCACCGGTGTGGTGGAGGCCGATCGGACACTGAGCGCCCAGCGGGTGCGGCCCGGGGACGTGCTTGTGGCGCTGGCTGCCTCCGGCCTGCACTCCAACGGCTACTCGCTGGTGCGGCGCGTGGTCGAGCACGCCGGCTGGTCCCTGGACCGGGAGGTGCCCGAGTTCGGTCGCACGCTCGGTGAGGAGCTGCTGGAGCCGACTCGGCTGTACACGCGGATGCTGCTTGATCTGATCGCGCAGGTGGACCCCGCCGACGCCGATCCGGACCGGCTGCGCATACGCGCCCTCGCCCACATCACCGGTGGCGGCCTGGGGGCGAACCTGGCCCGCGTTCTGCCCGCCGGGATCGTGGCCGACGTCGAACGTGGCAGCTGGGAGGTGCCCGTGGTCTTCGACGTCGTGCGCCGCCTCGGCGCGGTCCCCTGGGACGACCTGGAATCCACCCTCAACCTGGGGGTGGGCATGGTGGCCGTGGTAGCGGCCGATGCGGTCGCTGAGGTGCTGTGGGGAGCCGAGGCCGCGGGGGTACCCGCCTGGGTGCTGGGCGTGCTCCATGACGCCGAGAACTACACGCCCCGGGGCCGGATGGTTTCCGGCACCAAGGGCGTCGACGGCGGAATCGTCGACCTGCGGGGGGCCTATCGGACCACCTGA
- the purF gene encoding amidophosphoribosyltransferase — protein MSFGDSGLTTPPPNDALAPTHPEPPLAPGAEVNEECGVFGVWAPGEEASRLTYFGLYALQHRGQEAAGIASTDGRNILVYKDLGLVSQIFDDGTLSSLTGHLAVGHVRYATQGAGTWENAQPMLGPVAGSTLALTHNGNLTNTRELMEAVHRTSGEDLTGELGRGSSTDTAVIAALMELVSQRGRLDAWDYDAVDAESSLYLPVADADASPPLSISATARRVLPLLRGAFSLVFMDEHTLYAARDPHGVRPLVLGRLQRGWVIASESAALDILGAAFVREIEPGELIEIDADGVRSTRFASPRRAGCVFEYVYLARPDTRIAGTSVIAARNAMGAALASEHPVDADLVIATPESGTPAAIGYAQASGIPYGQGLVKNTYVGRTFIQPTQTLRQLGIRLKLNPVREVIAGKRLIVVDDSIVRGNTQRALVRMLREAGAAEVHVRISSPPVLWPCYYGVDFATRAELIATGMSVEEIRDSIGADSLGYLSVQAMVAASGLSADALCTACFTGNYPTATPTPSAVAANTPAVSRVPGAYRRRRGEASAGSAPRGITRPDLGAGSPHQVSADAASVAPIPIPTTAPEGPAR, from the coding sequence GTGAGCTTTGGCGACTCCGGCCTGACCACCCCGCCCCCAAACGACGCGCTCGCCCCTACGCATCCCGAACCACCGCTCGCCCCCGGCGCAGAGGTGAACGAAGAGTGCGGCGTTTTCGGCGTCTGGGCGCCGGGGGAGGAGGCCTCCCGCCTGACCTATTTCGGCCTGTACGCCCTCCAGCACCGCGGCCAGGAGGCCGCCGGTATCGCCTCCACCGACGGCCGCAACATCCTGGTCTACAAGGACCTGGGCCTGGTCTCCCAGATCTTCGACGACGGCACCCTGTCCAGCCTCACCGGGCACCTCGCCGTCGGGCATGTCCGCTACGCCACCCAGGGCGCGGGCACCTGGGAGAACGCGCAGCCGATGCTCGGGCCGGTGGCCGGCTCCACCCTGGCGCTGACCCACAACGGGAACCTCACCAACACCCGCGAGCTCATGGAGGCGGTCCACCGCACCAGCGGGGAGGACCTGACCGGCGAGCTCGGCCGCGGCTCCTCCACGGACACCGCGGTCATCGCCGCCCTGATGGAGCTGGTCTCCCAGCGCGGCCGCCTGGACGCCTGGGACTACGACGCCGTCGACGCCGAGTCCTCCCTGTACCTACCGGTGGCCGACGCCGACGCCTCCCCGCCGCTGAGCATCTCCGCCACCGCTCGGCGCGTGCTGCCCCTGCTGCGTGGCGCCTTCTCCCTGGTGTTCATGGACGAGCACACCCTGTACGCCGCCCGCGACCCGCACGGCGTGCGCCCCCTCGTGCTCGGCCGCCTGCAGCGCGGCTGGGTGATCGCCTCCGAGAGTGCCGCCCTGGACATTCTCGGGGCCGCCTTCGTCAGGGAGATCGAGCCCGGGGAGCTGATCGAGATAGACGCCGACGGCGTGCGCTCCACACGCTTCGCCTCCCCGCGGCGGGCCGGCTGCGTGTTCGAGTACGTCTACCTGGCCCGCCCGGACACGCGCATTGCCGGCACCTCGGTGATCGCCGCCCGCAATGCCATGGGTGCGGCGCTGGCCAGCGAGCACCCGGTGGACGCCGACCTGGTGATCGCCACCCCCGAGTCGGGTACCCCGGCCGCCATCGGCTACGCCCAGGCCTCCGGCATCCCCTACGGGCAGGGCCTGGTGAAGAACACCTATGTGGGCCGCACCTTCATCCAACCCACCCAGACCCTGCGCCAGTTGGGCATCCGTTTGAAGCTCAACCCGGTGCGTGAGGTGATTGCCGGTAAGAGACTGATCGTCGTCGACGACTCGATTGTGCGCGGCAACACCCAGCGTGCGCTGGTGCGCATGCTGCGGGAGGCCGGTGCAGCCGAGGTGCATGTGCGCATCTCCTCCCCGCCGGTGCTGTGGCCCTGCTATTACGGCGTCGACTTCGCCACCCGTGCCGAACTGATCGCCACCGGCATGAGCGTGGAGGAGATCCGCGACTCCATCGGCGCCGACTCCCTCGGCTACCTGTCGGTGCAGGCGATGGTCGCCGCCTCCGGTCTGAGCGCCGATGCCCTGTGCACCGCCTGTTTCACGGGCAACTACCCCACCGCCACGCCCACGCCGAGCGCGGTCGCAGCCAACACCCCTGCCGTCTCCCGCGTGCCCGGAGCCTACCGGCGCCGCCGTGGCGAGGCGTCTGCGGGCAGTGCCCCACGTGGGATCACCCGCCCGGACCTGGGCGCCGGCAGCCCGCACCAGGTATCCGCCGACGCCGCCTCCGTCGCTCCCATTCCCATCCCAACAACCGCACCGGAAGGACCCGCCCGATGA
- a CDS encoding bifunctional metallophosphatase/5'-nucleotidase: protein MTHLYRRLAAFTVALALGTLAPALTTPATAAAEPAEATTTLNILGITDLHGHIETTGDEPGAVTLACEIAAARARNPSTLFVSNGDNVGGSAYISSVLDDQPTIDVLNAIGLDVTSAGNHEFDKGITDLADRLLPAFNAPVLSANVTGNAALTAEGSGDGIWITEVDGVRVGFIGVVTEELPSLVSKSALEGLTVSDATATANARARTLKDGDAANGEADVVVVLAHQDAAIYGNQFNGAVDAVVAGHTHVPFAEVVKSTEGTDIAVVQPDHYGLKLGEISLTVTTSADGTKNVTAATARNLDLAGSNCTTDAYGVAGIVAQAKADSEIAGNEVLTTLGSDFLRGTNDGADYGANRSTESTASNLIATSFGSWLAQDIQPATDYAIGLMNPGGVRADYFAGELTAGEAYMVQPFGNEMAYATYTGAEVKQVFAEQFQPTTTRATLMLGTSDNVEVYLDQEAADRLEDYFTRISNASEAERAALIESLADDIAEARSRVVDAVYIDGKLLEDAASVTVASNTFLLAGGDNFTTLGDKTMINTGILDRTVTSEYLVRVAPATASFRTHQVGTALAIDGDTVTARLTGLSYSATVEQGVGDAAVAVAATVAMADGSVRTLTTSDIDATVTPGLPETGQATLTFTLPDGVATQACTIDGVSTTCAVVSFTVTKADGTTDTLAVTAQVARPVSAGPTATPGTPTAGAAPTAGPTAAAPGPGGVPTASATSTTGRGKQGALARTGAPMVLGVLALGLMGGGALLRTRRVRSE, encoded by the coding sequence ATGACACACCTATATCGCCGCCTTGCCGCCTTCACGGTGGCCCTCGCCCTGGGCACCCTCGCACCGGCACTGACCACTCCGGCCACGGCGGCCGCGGAGCCGGCCGAGGCAACCACTACGCTGAACATCCTCGGCATCACCGACCTGCACGGCCACATCGAGACCACCGGCGACGAGCCCGGCGCCGTCACCCTGGCCTGTGAGATCGCGGCCGCCCGCGCCCGCAACCCCAGCACGCTCTTCGTCTCCAACGGAGACAACGTCGGCGGCAGCGCCTACATCTCCTCCGTCCTGGACGACCAGCCCACCATCGACGTCCTCAACGCCATCGGCCTGGACGTCACCAGCGCCGGCAACCACGAGTTCGACAAGGGCATCACCGACCTCGCCGATCGCCTCCTGCCCGCCTTCAACGCCCCGGTCCTGTCCGCCAACGTCACTGGCAACGCCGCGCTGACTGCCGAGGGCTCGGGAGATGGCATTTGGATCACCGAGGTCGACGGCGTTCGGGTCGGCTTCATCGGCGTCGTCACCGAGGAGCTGCCCAGTCTGGTGTCCAAGTCCGCGCTGGAGGGCCTGACCGTCTCAGACGCCACCGCCACCGCCAACGCGCGCGCCCGAACCCTCAAGGACGGCGACGCCGCCAACGGGGAGGCCGACGTCGTTGTGGTCCTGGCCCACCAGGACGCCGCCATCTACGGCAACCAGTTCAACGGCGCCGTCGACGCCGTCGTCGCCGGCCACACCCATGTGCCCTTCGCCGAGGTGGTGAAGTCGACCGAGGGCACGGATATCGCCGTCGTCCAGCCCGACCACTACGGGCTCAAGCTCGGAGAGATCTCCCTGACGGTGACCACATCCGCCGACGGCACCAAGAACGTCACCGCCGCCACTGCTCGGAACCTGGACCTGGCGGGCTCCAACTGCACCACCGACGCCTACGGGGTGGCCGGGATCGTCGCGCAGGCGAAGGCGGATTCCGAGATCGCCGGCAACGAGGTACTGACCACGCTGGGATCGGACTTCCTGCGCGGCACCAATGACGGCGCGGACTACGGCGCCAACCGCTCCACCGAGTCCACGGCCTCCAACCTCATTGCCACCTCCTTCGGCTCCTGGCTGGCGCAGGACATCCAGCCGGCCACCGACTACGCGATCGGATTGATGAATCCCGGTGGCGTGCGCGCCGACTACTTTGCGGGCGAACTCACCGCGGGCGAGGCCTACATGGTGCAGCCCTTCGGCAATGAGATGGCCTACGCGACCTACACCGGTGCCGAGGTCAAGCAGGTTTTCGCCGAGCAGTTCCAGCCGACGACCACGCGCGCCACGCTCATGCTGGGAACCTCCGACAACGTCGAGGTCTACCTGGACCAGGAGGCCGCCGACCGGCTCGAGGACTACTTCACGCGGATCTCCAACGCCTCCGAAGCGGAGCGGGCCGCCCTCATTGAGAGTCTTGCCGATGACATCGCCGAGGCGCGCTCGCGGGTGGTTGACGCCGTCTACATCGACGGCAAGCTGCTCGAGGATGCGGCGAGCGTCACCGTTGCCTCCAACACCTTCCTGCTGGCGGGCGGTGACAACTTCACCACCCTGGGCGACAAGACGATGATCAACACCGGCATTCTCGATCGCACGGTCACCTCCGAGTACTTGGTGCGGGTGGCGCCGGCCACCGCCTCCTTCCGTACACACCAGGTGGGTACCGCCCTGGCTATCGACGGCGATACGGTGACGGCCCGTCTGACCGGTCTGAGCTACTCGGCCACCGTCGAGCAGGGCGTGGGTGACGCCGCAGTCGCGGTCGCCGCCACCGTAGCCATGGCCGACGGCTCGGTCCGCACGCTGACAACGAGCGACATCGACGCCACGGTCACCCCGGGCCTGCCCGAGACCGGCCAGGCGACGCTCACCTTCACGCTTCCCGACGGCGTCGCCACCCAGGCTTGCACGATCGACGGCGTGAGCACGACGTGCGCGGTTGTCTCCTTTACCGTCACCAAGGCCGACGGCACCACCGATACCCTCGCCGTCACCGCCCAGGTCGCCCGCCCGGTATCCGCCGGGCCGACGGCGACCCCGGGAACGCCGACGGCGGGCGCAGCCCCGACGGCGGGACCGACCGCCGCGGCTCCGGGGCCAGGTGGAGTGCCGACTGCCAGCGCGACATCGACGACGGGGCGCGGCAAGCAGGGAGCGCTGGCCCGCACCGGCGCACCGATGGTCCTCGGTGTGCTGGCCCTCGGCCTGATGGGCGGTGGCGCGCTATTGCGCACTCGCCGAGTTCGGTCGGAATGA
- a CDS encoding PTS fructose transporter subunit IIABC, which yields MSQPTNSANTPLIVPELVRLDASAGTDKQAVINYLADVVAAAGRADTNEGLAADALAREATAPTGIPGGIAIPHCRSPHVLAPSLGFARLTEPVDFGAADGQGADLVFMIAAPAGADDFHLQLLAKLARGLMKSEFTDALRAAATPEDAARLVTAQVQPELLDDDAASAEQPAAGEGTTAPSAAATADTGRVIVGVSSCPTGIAHTFMAAEALEQAGKERGVTVRIEGQGSGKIDWLDADLIQSADAVIFAHDLPVKGLERFAGKPVIDVGVKAAVNDAGSLVDQALAAIDDPDAKRVTAAAGGESEGEEEQVHWARRLQRSVMTGVSYMIPFVAAGGLLTALGFLFGGYDIGSTAQNIVIGNADEGLAASSLWNLPDLNNPDYAAPHALGGSPLMAYIGAVFALLGGAAMNFLVPALAGYTAFGLAGRPGIAPGFAMGALSVAIGAGFIGGLIGGLLAGYMAAWLAGLDVPRWLRSLMPVVIIPLCTTLVVGSLMYMVLGNPLASLMNWLSQSLTSMADSGSAVILGVILGLMMCFDLGGPVNKAAYLFASAGLSAATTASYEIMAAVMAAGMVPPLALALATTVRPGLFTDVERDNGRAAWLLGASFISEGAIPFAAADPLRIIPPSMLGGAVTGALSMALHVGSRAPHGGIFVFFAIDNLLGFFISIIAGMVVTAICVLVLKQARARKLAAEAAAEAQPAAVAA from the coding sequence ATGTCCCAGCCCACCAATTCAGCGAACACGCCGCTGATCGTCCCCGAACTTGTTCGTTTGGACGCATCTGCGGGCACCGACAAGCAGGCGGTCATCAACTATCTGGCCGACGTCGTCGCCGCCGCGGGCCGTGCCGACACCAATGAGGGGCTCGCCGCGGACGCCCTGGCCCGTGAGGCCACCGCGCCCACCGGCATTCCCGGCGGCATCGCCATCCCGCACTGCCGCAGCCCACATGTGCTGGCCCCCTCCCTCGGCTTCGCTCGGCTGACCGAGCCGGTTGACTTCGGTGCCGCCGACGGCCAGGGCGCCGACCTCGTGTTCATGATCGCCGCCCCCGCCGGCGCCGACGACTTCCACCTGCAGCTGCTGGCCAAACTGGCCCGTGGCCTGATGAAGTCCGAGTTCACCGACGCCCTGCGGGCCGCGGCCACCCCCGAGGACGCCGCCCGGCTGGTCACCGCGCAGGTTCAGCCCGAGCTGCTCGACGACGACGCCGCCTCCGCCGAGCAGCCGGCCGCGGGGGAGGGGACCACCGCCCCATCTGCGGCGGCGACCGCCGACACCGGACGCGTCATTGTCGGCGTCTCCTCCTGCCCCACCGGCATCGCCCACACCTTCATGGCCGCCGAAGCGCTCGAGCAGGCCGGCAAGGAGCGCGGCGTGACCGTGCGCATCGAGGGTCAGGGATCGGGCAAGATCGACTGGCTCGACGCCGATCTGATCCAGTCGGCCGACGCCGTCATCTTCGCCCACGATCTGCCGGTCAAGGGCCTGGAGCGCTTCGCCGGCAAGCCCGTGATCGACGTCGGCGTCAAGGCCGCCGTGAACGATGCCGGCTCGCTGGTGGACCAGGCCCTGGCTGCCATTGACGACCCCGACGCCAAGCGCGTGACCGCGGCCGCGGGCGGAGAATCCGAGGGTGAGGAGGAGCAGGTCCACTGGGCGCGGCGCCTGCAACGCTCGGTGATGACCGGCGTGTCCTACATGATCCCCTTCGTAGCCGCGGGTGGTCTGCTGACCGCTCTGGGATTCCTCTTCGGCGGCTACGATATCGGCAGCACCGCGCAGAACATCGTGATCGGCAATGCCGATGAGGGGCTCGCGGCCTCCAGCCTGTGGAACCTGCCGGATCTGAACAATCCGGACTATGCCGCCCCGCACGCTCTGGGCGGCTCCCCGCTGATGGCCTATATCGGTGCGGTCTTCGCTCTTCTGGGCGGCGCGGCCATGAACTTCCTGGTGCCCGCGCTGGCCGGTTACACGGCCTTCGGCCTGGCCGGACGTCCCGGTATCGCCCCCGGATTCGCCATGGGCGCCCTGTCGGTGGCCATCGGTGCCGGTTTCATCGGGGGTCTGATCGGTGGTCTGCTGGCCGGTTACATGGCCGCCTGGCTGGCGGGCCTGGACGTGCCCCGCTGGCTGCGCAGCCTGATGCCGGTGGTAATCATCCCGCTGTGCACCACGCTGGTGGTCGGCTCCCTGATGTACATGGTTCTGGGCAACCCCCTGGCCTCCTTGATGAACTGGCTCAGCCAGTCGCTGACCTCCATGGCCGACTCCGGCTCCGCCGTAATCCTGGGTGTGATCCTCGGTCTGATGATGTGCTTCGACCTGGGCGGTCCGGTCAACAAGGCCGCCTACCTGTTCGCCTCCGCCGGTCTGTCCGCGGCCACCACTGCCTCCTACGAGATCATGGCCGCTGTTATGGCGGCCGGCATGGTTCCGCCGCTGGCCTTGGCCCTGGCCACCACCGTGCGTCCGGGACTGTTCACCGATGTCGAGCGGGACAATGGGCGGGCCGCCTGGCTGCTGGGCGCCTCCTTCATCTCCGAGGGCGCCATCCCCTTCGCGGCCGCCGACCCGCTGCGCATCATCCCGCCGTCCATGCTGGGCGGCGCCGTCACCGGTGCCCTGTCCATGGCGCTGCACGTGGGTTCGCGGGCTCCGCACGGCGGCATCTTCGTGTTCTTCGCGATTGACAACCTGCTCGGCTTCTTCATCTCCATCATCGCCGGAATGGTCGTCACCGCCATCTGCGTGCTCGTCCTCAAGCAGGCCCGGGCCCGCAAGCTCGCCGCTGAGGCCGCGGCCGAGGCGCAGCCCGCCGCCGTGGCCGCCTGA
- a CDS encoding 1-phosphofructokinase family hexose kinase, with translation MIITLTPNPSLDRTVTLAGPLVRGGVNRLRSVTTEPGGKGLNVARVLARSGQEVTAILPAPDYDPLVSALKALDAVGLSAVTVDVAGAVRINTAVTEPDGTTTKLNEPGAGLATAEVGAVEAALREAVAVGADTGAGNSWAVLSGSLPPGAPSDWYARLVGLLRQAAPWLRIAVDTSDAPLAALAAALPDAAPDLIKPNGEELGQLAGLPAERATALEEGAIAGDYAPVAAAARVLVDRGVRAVMATLGGAGAVLVTADGAWRASAPAVPVISTVGAGDSSVAGYILADVRGESAPRRLATAMAYGSAAAGLPGTTLPGPGDLPDRSAVVTEL, from the coding sequence ATGATCATCACCCTCACCCCAAATCCCTCGCTGGACCGCACGGTCACGCTCGCCGGGCCGCTTGTGCGCGGCGGGGTCAATCGCCTCCGGTCGGTCACCACCGAGCCGGGCGGCAAGGGGCTCAACGTGGCCCGTGTGCTCGCGCGCTCGGGCCAGGAGGTCACCGCCATCTTGCCCGCACCCGATTACGACCCGCTGGTGAGCGCCCTGAAGGCGTTGGACGCCGTGGGCCTGTCAGCGGTCACAGTCGACGTGGCCGGCGCGGTGCGTATCAACACCGCCGTGACGGAGCCGGACGGAACCACCACCAAACTCAACGAGCCGGGCGCCGGCCTGGCCACTGCCGAGGTCGGCGCAGTCGAGGCGGCGCTGCGTGAGGCCGTCGCGGTGGGGGCCGATACGGGCGCCGGGAACAGCTGGGCCGTACTGTCCGGCTCGCTTCCGCCGGGTGCTCCCAGCGACTGGTATGCGCGCCTGGTCGGTCTGTTGCGCCAGGCGGCACCCTGGCTGCGCATCGCCGTCGACACCTCGGACGCACCCCTGGCGGCTCTGGCCGCCGCCCTGCCGGACGCCGCCCCCGACCTGATCAAACCCAATGGTGAGGAGCTCGGCCAACTCGCCGGGCTGCCCGCCGAGCGCGCCACGGCCCTGGAGGAGGGGGCCATCGCCGGTGACTACGCGCCCGTGGCTGCGGCTGCCCGCGTGCTGGTGGACCGGGGGGTGCGGGCGGTGATGGCCACTCTGGGCGGCGCCGGCGCCGTGCTGGTAACCGCGGACGGAGCCTGGCGGGCCTCCGCTCCCGCCGTGCCGGTCATCTCCACCGTCGGCGCGGGCGATTCCTCTGTCGCCGGTTACATCCTCGCCGACGTTCGCGGAGAGAGCGCCCCGCGGCGCCTGGCCACCGCCATGGCCTACGGCTCCGCCGCCGCCGGCCTGCCCGGAACCACCCTGCCCGGCCCCGGCGACCTGCCGGACCGCAGCGCCGTAGTCACCGAGCTGTGA